In the genome of Deltaproteobacteria bacterium, the window TCGGTCACCTGCCGTGCCGGAAAAGGGAGATTGGACCGGCCGTACCCCGTTGCCACAACGGCCGAGACCCGAGACCTGCCGACGCCTGCTTGCCTGAGGGCTGATGCAAGGCTCGATTCGATTGCCCGCTTGATGCTTGAACCGGTAGCCACGATCGAGTACCCCAGGATCTCCTCTGGGCCTATGATTACCGCCTCCGTTGAGAGAGAGCCGATGTCGAGACCTAGGGCCAGGTGAGTACTTCTCGGCGATTCCAATTCTCTACCTCCCATCCAACATTTCCACGAAGGCCTCCAGACGGGTCCGGGTCTGCTCTGGAGAATAGTTGGAAGGATCGCCACCGTCTCCGTGGAGGATCAGACAGGGGATGCCCTGATCCTTCAGAACGTCGGCCAGCACGCTCGCACCCCCGCAGCTCTGGCGACATCCCCAGTGAGAGAAGTGGATTACCCCATCCACCTCATAG includes:
- a CDS encoding 2-hydroxyacyl-CoA dehydratase translates to YEVDGVIHFSHWGCRQSCGGASVLADVLKDQGIPCLILHGDGGDPSNYSPEQTRTRLEAFVEMLDGR